CCATGAGTGTCAATGTAAAACAGCGAACGACCAAAACTGGCCAGCAAGAGCTCGTCACCACCACCCGAAGCAACGGTCACATACCAATAGCACTCACCATCATGGCCTTCAAGCTTTCCCCTGATTTCTGCGATCGGCAATGCAACCCGGTACTTCAAGTCCCAAACCTCACTGTCGTAGTTCGGCAACACCCATATATCAACAACTTCCGCAGCCTTGTTACAGCAATAGATGCCAAGCATGTCATCCATCTCAAGGATGCATGACTTGGTGGGATCAACTGGAGCATGCATCTGCCGAAATGACTCAGCTATGGTGTCAAATACCACCAGTTCCCATCCAGCCTCACAATCCTCCAGTGGGGTCTCGCCTGGGCGATAAAACAGGCACCAATGCAGGCTATCACGCACCCGGGCAGGTCCGTGGAAGTAAGCCGACGAGAATTTGGGCTCCGACAACCCGATGTACCTCGGTGGCTGGTCGGATCCCAGCGCAAAGACATAGCAGCCATTTTTGCCTGTAGGCGAGTCAAAGTCACTGTCGTCCCCCCAGTCCATTGCGCCCCTCCATTGCAGTAACAGCCGGTACTCGTCGGTAGGTCCGTGTAGGTACATCCCCAGGATGTTGAAGTCCGGCAGGGGCGGGAGGGAGGCGTGCTGACGCGTTACCGGGTTGCAGACGGCGAGGCGGGCGCGATTGCCAAGCATGCCAGActtggcgacgaggaggaggccgtcgCAGCAGAGCTCCAGACTGAAGGACCCGCCAAGCCGGGCGACGGTGTGGAACTgggcgtcggcggtggcggcggaccggtggtCGAAGGCGAGGAAGTTACGGTACCTGTTGTCGGCGGCGATGGGGAATGCGGGCTGGCGTGCGTGGTGGGCCAGGAGGAAGCGACgggtggaggtggcgcggcgcCAGGCGCGGCGGACGGCGCGGCAGCGGATGAGCGATCTGGGGTCAAGGCGGGCGAGGATCTCCCAGAGCACGATCTCATCGGGGAGGTTGCGGAGGAGAGGCGTCGCTCCTGCGGCCGCGGCCTCCGCCATGGTCGCCGGCCGAGGGGAGGTTGGTGTTTCTGTTTCGGTGGAGAGAGAGTCGGAATGGAGATTTTTCTGAATAGGAATGGAGATAAGCGTAGAAGAAATGGAACTCTGGGCTGTGGAATGGTAGCAGCTCTCAAACGGGCTGGGCTTAGCCCAGAAGCAGATCGCTGTGAACTTTTTTTAATGGAGGTAACTGTGAACTGAAACGTCCTTTCAATTACTCATGTTTTTTTCCTACAAAAAAGTTACTCATGTTCCGGAAATCCAACTCTGACCCCAAGCTCATGCTCCCCGGTATGAAAAGGGTGTCTGATTGAGGGTAATTAAAGTCACGGAATGGAAATTAAAGGGGTACCAGACTTCAAATCATTTGTTTGGTTAGGGGGATTGAGAATTTATAAAGGAATAGGTCTAGGACTTGAGACTCTAACTCTCACCGTTTTATTAACAGGGGAGAGGAAGGGGTTGGCAGTTGAGAGGGAATTATTTTAGTGAGTCAATCTTAACCCTTCGTCATAACTTTATGTTCACTTTCCTGGTCTAGTCCCTTGTCAATTCTCATGAACCAAACAAAGGAATACAAATACCCTCAAATTCTCAAATTCTCAAAAATAATTCCTATCATGGCCAAACCGAGGATTGAGATAAAATGACTCATACCATATCTAATCTCAATACAATTCCCTACACTAAACTCCCATCCCCCTTCCCAAATATTGCCAAACGCGTTGGAAAGGTAAAGGAAATAAAATATCAAACAAATCCAAAAAAATCTAAAAAGAATTACGCATCGAAGATGAAAGACTCTTGTAAGTGCGTGCAAATTTTCACACCGAGACGGCATCCGAGGAGCTCAGTACAAAACAAACATAATCAGAGATCAATTTTTTTGCAGCTTTGGGCATTTTTTGAGCTTTTATATTGTTTTCTTTGTGCCAAGCTCCTCAGATGTCATGTGAGCGTGAAACTTTGCAACCACCTAGAAGAATCTCTCATCTTTCatgtgtagttttctttagcttttttTAAACGGGTTGTCTTTTTGAATTACTTCACTTGGTGCAGATGTATCCGAGCTCCTAACATTACTATCCTTGTGATTCCTTTTTTTTTTTTGCCATGGATACATTATACACTAGGAATCTTATTTTACCGCTTGTCATTccgcacgtgcatatgagttttctacTGAATCGTATATTCcaagatcatagcagttatagcatacaATATAAGTTCGTAATTAtgaatatataaaataaaataatataATATTATTACCTTTAGGTCATACTTCCAACAATCGCGTTGTCTTCATCGACCAACGCCATTTGTGGATTCTAGGTCGGTGCACAATTGGCCAATGTACACCGTTGGAATAGGTCGATGTCGTCTTATTTTGAAAAGTAACTTGGTCTATGAATATACCAATAGAATCCAAGCCTTGAAAAAGCAGAAAATAATCCATCAATGATATCATGTGAATTTCTTAATGACCACACTTCATTTTAGGAAGTACTTTAGTACAACAATTTGGATATACATCTAATTGATTGATACTACTGAATTGCTTGTGGTGGATATGTATGCAATTAATATCTACCTTGCAATGGCCATATATATTTAGATGTCATGCACCTCATTCACCTAACCAGCACAACAACAAGAAACTTGATTGATCCCCAAGCTACATAAGCGCATCCATCAACCCAAAGTCGTACCACCATAAATCTGTCACCATGAGGACTTGCAGTCTCCTTCTCCTCATTGCCGCCACTGTTGCAGTGGCTTATCCCGTTGCCACATTCGCCCAAGTAGCCTGGTATCCAATTGGGGGCGTCAATGAACCGCACGTCCAAGAGCTCGGCAAGTGGGCAGTGGCGGAGCACGTCAAGCAGGCGCACGATGGGCTCAAGTTCATCAAGGTGATGAGCGGTGAAAAGGCGCCCGATGCCGGTGTGAAATATCACCTCATCATCAAAGCATTCAACAGCAACAACAAACCTGTTAGATACGAAGCGTTTTTGGTTGAGGAGATTAGGAGCAACACACGCAACCTCATCTCCTTTAGCCCCGTGAACTAAGTGATGACCAACTGGGTGGATAGTATTTTTGGATGTAATAAACATGTACTAATGAGAATAAATAATTTTTGTAAGCGGTATGGAAAACTATTTGAATTGAGATAACAAGTTTTTGGCCTACAAATTTCAAAAGGTAGTTTGCTCCATCATTAAAttaaaaaaaaagggcaacctggtgcatgtagctcccgcttgcgcagggtccagggaagggtccgaccactttgggtctccaTCATTAAATTGTCAACATAAAAAGTTCCTGGGAAGAAAAACTGGTTGTCATGTTGCATCTCTACTTTTCTCGGCATTATACTGAACTCCTTGGCGTGCAATTTCTTGGTGCTATCAATCATGTACTATAGGCTATCGTGCACTTTGTTGCGCTGTTATTCACTCGTGGGATTAATCTCTCTCGTAGATTATTGTAGTTCATTGTTTCATTTTGACTTTATCTGTGTTGGCTTAGTTTTTAACTATATTTTGGTGGTATTTTTTCATTCATATATTGTATTGGGATACCGTTGGAGATGGTATTTGTTTTGAAAGGAGAGTGGACTTGTTCTAGCGTGGTTCCTTACATGTTCCGGCTTTATTGTCAATCAATGGTAATTGTGTGAGCCCGTCGGGTCGTCCAGTGAAGCTCGCGCTCGCTCACCTCGGCCCACTGCCTCACTCGCTTGCTTACCTTTTTTTCCTACTCGCTCCGCTGCTACCTTAGAAGAGACATGCTAtcaatttttttgttttcaaaTTTTTTGCTAAATCAAaagatgttcatgatttttttaatctTGGATTCTAAAAAATCTTCCGCCTGAGAAAAACATGATTTTATACAATGTTTGTAAATTTTTAAAATATTTAGGGATTTCAAATAGTCTTCATGAATTAAGAAAAATCAGAGACCAAAACTGTTCGTGGACTTTTAAAATATTTGGATAATTAAAACATGGAAGCGGGCTCATATACAAGTAACAGCCGATACACAACTTCATAGGCAAGCCTACAACCGACTCAAAAACCACGACGTACCGGGAGCATCAAAAATCTTGGGAGCTTAGTAACTGTATAGATAAAAGATCAGCCTCATGACGAACTGAGCATAGCTCAGCTGGTTAGGTTCCTTGTGATGAAACCAGCACACCAAGGAGGAGACATTCATGCCGACTACGAGGCGCCTGTCGCGATTTCGTCAATCTTAAAATGGCGTGCCAGCTCTCGGAGATGCTCATAGCGATAGGGTGTGCATGCGTTCACAAGATGAGTGTATGTGCATTTATATGAGCGTCTATTTAAAAAACACTTAAAAAAAGATCGGCCTCCTGAATAGGGTGTGCCCTGATTATCTTAGTCttgccaaattatggtgaatatttTGGAGGTTTAATGAAAACTATAAGGGAATTCATACTTGGAGCATTTTCCGGCAACAACACTGTGCCCTGATTATCTTAGTCTTGCCAAACTATGGTGAATATTTTGAAGGTTTAATGAAAACTAGAAGGGAAGCCGTGCATTGCCGCGGCCTGCTGGCCAGGAAAAAAAACTTAAACACAGGAGGACTATTAATCGAAGGATTTAACAAAATGAAAAGTTCAATACTATCTATTTTCCCCAAAAGTTCATGTTCATCTTTCCGGTTGAAGAGCACAATCCATcctcggttttttattttttacCTCTGAAAACAGCATTACTTACACTGAATATCACTATGCTTCTTAAATTGATATTATCTCATCTACTGCCTGGCTTATTTCCAACTCATGCAGCGTCTCACATACCCATTTTCAGACTTTTCTCACATAGTCAATGACTACATCACAGGAAAATATGTGTGTCATATACCAAACCTCTCATGCTAAATCATTAAGTCTAAAATGGAAAATTATCCAAATACAGTTGAAAGGCGAAATAAATCGATTGGACGTGGTTATGAAAGGGGCCAGCAGTAAAAGACCACGTTCTGAAGACTTGGCCACATGCATAATGCATTTCTGAATATTGTGGTACACATGTACAGCATGTAGAAAAACTAATCTGAAATATCCGCAAGTGGAATTAATAATATGCTCCAGAAGAAAATAGAGAGCTGCTGCCTACTGCTATCCTTTGTTCGTGATAACATGTCATAGCATTTTCTCCAGGAAGCGCTCAAGAGACACCCTCCTNNNNNNNNNNNNNNNNNNNNNNNNNNNNNNNNNNNNNNNNNNNNNNNNNNNNNNNNNNNNNNNNNNNNNNNNNNNNNNNNNNNNNNNNNNNNNNNNNNNNNNNNNNNNNNNNNNNNNNNNNNNNNNNNNNNNNNNNNNNNNNNNNNNNNNNNNNNNNNNNNNNNNNNNNNNNNNNNNNNNNNNNNNNNNNNNNNNNNNNNNNNNNNNNNNNNNNNNNNNNNNNNNNNNNNNNNNNNNNNNNNNNNNNNNNNNNNNNNNNNNNNNNNNNNNNNNNNNNNNNNNNNNNNNNNNNNNNNNNNNAAGAAGGTTAAGTTGTTGCCTTTTTACATCATGAATTCATATAACTCAGGAAAGATGCCTTGCATGGCGGTGCTCGTGTAATCACGTAGTAATGAGGATGAGAAGAGGTGATAGAAAATCAAAAGCATACCAATTTTTTTTACCTGGATAGCATGCCAAAAATGAGAAGAACTCATCAATTAAAGCTACAATGATCTTAAATTGAAACAGATGAAAATGCTGAAACCTGATGTATCTGGCTTCCTTTCTTTGCAACAGATTCTGGCCAGCTTCATTTTCCCCTTGGCTCATGCACAACAAACATGAATGAAGCATCCGAAAGTGGGAATTCTTAATACTTCCCTAAACCAAATGAAGCAATCAAGTAGATGTACCTAAAGCACTGAAGCACTTAAGCACTTGAGTACAGTTGGAATACTGAAGCACATGAGTACCTCAAAATGCAGagctgataaacctggactagatggGACACATGATATACGATCATATTTCAGAGATATTAACAATTGCGAATAGTATTTTTATGAATCTCTTACCCCAATCAAAATATATCTGTTGAACTTTGagaaacatgctatcataatgacCTTTTTGCAGCCATCCTACCAGGAAGCGTGACTGGCCAATCAAAAATACCAGTCACAAAAAGACTCTGTTACGCAGATTGTTAGATGACTTAGCTGAAACCATCTAGCCTTAGTTTTTTCAGAAATTAATTGAATCATAGAGTTCATCTTGTTGCAGAAAAGACACTTAAGCATAAAAGCTACCTGCAGGGCTGCAAATATATGGGCAGAACAAAGAGATGCAATGACCTCGATCATGTTACACGTCGAAAAATCCTTCAAGCTATTTAACTAGTTACTCAGCTATACATATCTACTCTCAAGTCTCCACACAAACATCCTTTTCAACACTTCCATTCACTTTGACACAATAATCTGCTGCTACGCCAGGATATCGGCACACTAACCTGCTAGTGAGCTTAGCACATCTAATTAGTTTATAAGAAAATCTTCCACTAGTTTTGCTCGCCAGTGGCACTGTGTATTGCAATGGTGTTAGTTTGTCCGTAATCCAATTTCAGTTCCTGTTGAAAAGGTACATGATCcatatcatgttcataatcaacaaGAAGTCTGCTCTGTTCTATTGATTTTTTTTATGAGTGGTGCCTTTTATTATTTCCCACTGAATCCATCGAGGAAGGTTTCTGCAAGAAATCTTTTCCCCTGAAATGGTAAAGCATGTTTCTGAATATAATCTTCTGCAAAGATTTGATGCCAAGTCAAATCCAGTGGTTTCTTGTGGCATTTCTCTGTTTGCAAGCTCTACTAAGACACATTGTATGTCAGACACAATCACATTTGCATCATTTCCCCTTACCCTTAGGACAGCCAATAAATATCAGTTGCATTTGCAGCTTGCCAAAACCACTAGCTTGTCACGAACTTCTTTGAACAAGAGCATGTCGCTAATTCGAGCACAAATCAAGCAGGAAACAACAGCAATCATCAGCAATGCACCGAGTCGAATACCGTTGATGCTAAGTAACTTGCCACCGTACCAAAGAGATTAGCATAATGTCATCTGATCTTAAAATCAAGGTATACATTGCAAGTCAAAGAAACAACAAATACTAGGGAGATGTCTTCTCATCAAGCTAGAAGAAAAGCTCACGCGAAATCTTTCACCAAGATGGCCTTCTCCACAATCCCATCCTCCACCTTCCGCTGCTCTCCTTCTCTG
This portion of the Triticum dicoccoides isolate Atlit2015 ecotype Zavitan chromosome 7A, WEW_v2.0, whole genome shotgun sequence genome encodes:
- the LOC119327663 gene encoding F-box only protein 8-like, with the translated sequence MAEAAAAGATPLLRNLPDEIVLWEILARLDPRSLIRCRAVRRAWRRATSTRRFLLAHHARQPAFPIAADNRYRNFLAFDHRSAATADAQFHTVARLGGSFSLELCCDGLLLVAKSGMLGNRARLAVCNPVTRQHASLPPLPDFNILGMYLHGPTDEYRLLLQWRGAMDWGDDSDFDSPTGKNGCYVFALGSDQPPRYIGLSEPKFSSAYFHGPARVRDSLHWCLFYRPGETPLEDCEAGWELVVFDTIAESFRQMHAPVDPTKSCILEMDDMLGIYCCNKAAEVVDIWVLPNYDSEVWDLKYRVALPIAEIRGKLEGHDGECYWYVTVASGGGDELLLASFGRSLFYIDTHGKLVASFQDIFPSRHRLKQTLVPHDFFRTVKGQAVDASPFI